The DNA region CATTGTAAATGTACCTGTAACTTATGATGTTAAAAGAAAAATAAGAAGAATAAGAAGAGATGAAAATCTACTTGAAGATAACAGCTAAGAGTTTAAAAAAATTTAAACTCTTCTCCAAGGTAGTACTTTCGTACATTTTCATCATTTGCCACTTCATCACTACTTCCACCAGCTAGAATTTCACCATCTTTCATTACATACGCTCTATCGCAAATTGCCAATGTTTCGCGGACATTGTGATCGGTTATTAAAATTCCAATATTTAGTTTTTTTAAATTTTTAACTATATTTTGAATGTCTGCCACAGCTATAGGATCAACTCCAGCAAAAGGCTCATCTAATAGCAAGAATTTAGGTGTTATAACTAAACTTCTTGCTATCTCGCAACGCCTTCTTTCTCCACCGCTTAAGCTTACTCCAAGTCTGTCTTTTATAGCAGTTATATTTAAAAGTTCTAGCATTTCATCTACTTTTTGATTGGCTTTGATTTTATCTTTTATACTAACTTCTGCGGCTAAAAGTAGGTTTTCTTCAACGCTTAACTCTTTAAAGACACTACTTTCTTGTGCTAAATATCCAATTCCTTGTAAAGCTCTTTTGTGAAGTGGAACTTTTGTAATTATTTTATCATCAAGCTTTATATCTCCACTAGTTGGTTTTATAAGCCCACATATCATATAAAAGCTTGTTGTTTTTCCAGCACCATTTGGTCCTAAAAGTCCAACAATTTCACCACTTTCTACACTTAGTGAGACATCTTTTATTATATTTGTTTTTTTTATAGTTTTTTTAAGATTTATAGCTTCAAGCCTATGCATAACTTACCTTATATTCTCTTTTATTTTCTAAATTTTTTATTTCAATAGTGCAATAATTAAGTTCAAATTTTTGAAAATATTTTTCCAAATTTTCATCTCCCCATTCAACTAGATGAAGCCCATCTTCAAAAAAATTTTCAAAAAGTCCATTTTGGGTTAAACTTTTAACTCCGTTTTGGTAGATATCATAGTGAAAAATTTCTAAATTTTGACATTTATAATTTTGCATAATGCTAAAAGTTGGAGAATTTACAATTCCATCAAATCCATGAAATTTAGCTATCTCTTTGACTAAGGTTGTTTTGCCACTTGCTAAATTACCTTTTAAGATTATAATGCCATTTTTGGGGAGTTTTTTAACTAAATTTACAAGTTCATTAATTCCAAAAATAAAATTTTCACACTTCTTTAACATATTTTGTTTGATCGCTTTTTGGTGTATTTTTTGTAGTTGGAAAGCCTAAAACCTCATATTTTTTCTCACCATTTAGGAATTTCAATGTGATAATATCGCCAATTTTCAGCTCTTTTGCTGGTTTGCATACTGCTTCATTTATGCTTACGACACCACTTTTACACATATCTTCACTAACCGCTCTTCGTTTTGTTAAATTTACTGCATTTAAAAATTTATCTATTCTCATAAGCCGTATTTTACCTTTTTTTAATGAAATTTAGGTAAAATTATTCTTAAAATTTTATAAAAAGGTTAAATTTATGAAAAAAGATGTTAAAAAGGTAGTTTTAGCCTATTCAGGTGGTCTTGATACAAGTGTTGTTTTAAAATGGCTCGAAGATGAGTATAAGTGTGAAGTGGTGACTTTTACCGCAGACATCGGTCAAAATGAGGATTTAAAGCCAATCAAAGAAAAAGCACTAAAGCTTGGCATTAAGGAAGAAAACATTTTTACGCTTGATTTAAAAGAGGAATTTGTAAAAGAGTTTGTTTTTCCTATGTTTAGAGCAAATGCTGTTTATGAGGGCGAATATCTACTTGGAACATCAATTGCTAGACCTTTGATAGCAAAACATCTTGTTGAAATTGCAGCAAAAACAGGAGCAGATGCTATAAGTCACGGAGCTACAGGCAAAGGAAATGATCAAGTTAGATTTGAGCTTGGAGCATACGCGCTCAATCCTGATATTAAAGTAATTGCACCTTGGAGAGAGTGGGATTTAAATAGTCGTGAAAAACTGCTTGATTTTGCGCATAAAAATGGCATAAAAATAGAACAAAAAAAGGGAAAATCACCTTATTCTATGGATGCAAATTTGCTTCACATCTCTTATGAGGGACTAATACTAGAAGATCCAAACAACTCTCCAGAGCCTGATATGTGGCGATGGACAACATATCCAAAAGATGCTCCAAATGAGAGTGAAATAATAGAAATAGAGTATAAGCATGGCGATCCAGTTGCATTAAATGGCAAGAGCCTAACTCCTGCAAATATGCTAAATGAGTTAAACAAACTTGGTGCAAAACACGGCATTGGACGACTTGATTTAGTAGAGAACCGCTATGTTGGCATGAAAAGTAGAGGTTGTTATGAAACTCCAGGCGGAACAATTATGCTTAAGGCTCACAGAGCGATTGAGAGTTTAACACTTGATAGAGGTGCGGCTCATCTAAAAGATGAGATTATGCCAAAATATGCAGAGCTAATTTATAATGGTTTTTGGTTTAGCCCAGAAAGAGTTATGCTTCAAGCTTTGATTGATGAGAGCCAAAAGCATGTAAATGGCAAGGTTAGACTTGAGCTTTATAAAGGAAATGTTACTGTGCTTGGAAGAAGTAGCAAAAAAGATAGTCTGTTTAACGCTAGTTTTAGTACATTTGAAGCTGATAATGTCTATAACCAAAAAGATGCCGAGGGCTTTATAAAACTAAATGCGTTAAGATTTATAATTGCTGGAAAAAATGAAAGAAAAATATAATAAAGGATAGATATGAAAGTATTACTTATAAAAGATGTAAAAAGCTTAGGAAAAGCTGGTGAGATAAAAGAGGTAAAAGATGGATATGGGCATAATTTTTTAGTTGCAAGAGGTTATGCCAAAATAGCAACAAACGAAGTTTTAAGACAGTATGAAGCTGCTAAAAAAAGAGAAGCACAAGAATTAGAAGATCAAATTTCTAATTTTAAAGATTTAAAAAAAAAGTTAGCCAAGATTAGAGTTAGCATAAAAAAACCTGTTGGAGAGGGTGGAGCTTTGTTTGGTTCAGTTACAAAAGATGAAGTTGCAAATGCCTTGAAAGAGCAAAAAAATATTGAAATAGATAGAAAAATTTTGGAATTTGATACCATAAAACATATTGGAGTGTTTGACGCAGAAGCTAAATTTAAGCATGGTATAACAGCTAAATTTGAAATAGAAGTAGTTGGCGAATAAAATGTTTGAAGCAACTACTATACTAGCCTATAAGGGCAAAAACGCCTCAGTTATTGGTGGCGATGGACAAGTTACCTTTGGAAATACAGTTTTAAAAGGCAGTGCTGTAAAAATTAGAAAAATTGGAAAAGATGGTTCAGTATTGGCTGGCTTCGCAGGAAGCACAGCTGATGCTTTTAATCTTTTTGATATGTTTGAAAAGTGTCTTGATTCTGTAAAAGGTGATCTTTTAAGAGCGGCTATTGATTTTAGTAAAGAGTGGAGAAAAGATAAATACTTAAGAAAACTTGAAGCAATGATGCTGGTTTTGGATAGGAAACATCTTTTTTTACTAAGTGGAATGGGTGATGTAGTTGAGCCAGATGACGGTAAAATTGCCGCTATTGGAAGTGGTGGAAATTATGCACTATCAGCTGCTAGAGCTTTGGATAAATTTTCAAATTTAAATGAGATTGAACTTGTAAAAGAGAGTTTGAAAATTGCAGGCGAAATTTGTATCTATACAAATCTAAACATAAAAACTTACTCTATAGAGGATAAATAATGCTTACACCAAGACAAATAGTAACAAAACTTGATGAGTATATAATCGGACAAAAAGAGGCCAAAAAGGTAATTGCCGTAGCACTTAGAAATAGATATAGAAGAATGCAACTAGAAGATGAGATGAGAAATGAAATCATTCCTAAAAATATCTTAATGATAGGATCAACTGGTGTTGGAAAAACAGAGATTGCTAGACGACTCTCAAAGCTTTTTGGACTTCCTTTTATAAAAGTTGAAGCTAGTAAATACACTGAAGTTGGCTTTGTGGGACGCGATGTTGAAAGCATGGTAAGAGATCTTGCAAATGCAGCTGTAAATTTAGTAAAAAGTGAAGAGATAGAAAAAAATAGTGATAAAATAGATGAATATGTCCAAAAAGAAATACTTAAAAAACTTCTTCCTCCACTTCCAAAAGGTGCAAGTGATGAAAAGTTAAGTGATTATGAAAAAAGCTATGAAAAAATGAAAGAAAAACTTTTAAGTGGCTCTTTAGATGAACTTAATATAGAAATAGAAGTTATGGAAAATTCACTTGAATCAAATCCAAATTTACCACCAGAAATGCAAAATATGCAAGATAGTTTTATTAAGATTATTGGAGTTGCTAGTAAAAAAGTCAAGAAAAATTTAAAAATCAAAGACGCAAAATCAGTTTTAAAAAATGAAGCTAGTAGCAAGGTTTTAGATATGGAAGCTATAAAAACAGAAGCTATGAATAGAGCTTCAAATAACGGCATAATTTTTATAGACGAGATTGATAAAGTTACAATTTCGGCTAAAAATAGCTCAAGACAAGATCCTAGCAAAGAGGGCGTTCAAAGAGATTTGCTTCCTATAGTTGAGGGCTCAAGTGTTAGTACAAAATATGGTGTTTTAAACACTGATCATATTTTATTTATAGCTGCTGGTGCATTTCATATGAGTATGCCAAGTGATTTAATACCGGAACTTCAAGGAAGGTTTCCATTAAGAGTTGAATTAGATAGCTTGGATGAAAATGCCTTGTATGAGATATTAACTAAACCTAAAAATTCACTTTTAAAGCAATACATTGCTCTTTTAAAAACAGAAAAAGTTGATCTTAAATTTAGTGACGATGGCATAAAGGAAATTGCTAAAATTGCGGCGCAAACGAATGAAAAAATAGAAGATATTGGTGCTAGAAGACTTCATACTATCATAGAAAAAGTGCTTGAAGATATAAGTTTTGAATCTGATAGTTACGCTGGTAAAAGCGTTGAAGTAGGGGCTGATTTAGTAAAAGATAAATTAGGCGAAATATCTCAAAGCGAGGATTTAGCAAGGTATATTTTATAATGCCAGATAATATAAAAAAAAGTGGTTTTGTTACACTCATTGGCAGAACAAATGCTGGAAAAAGTAGTCTTTTGAATTTTTTACTTGGTGAAAAACTTTCTTTAGTGTCGCATAAGCAAAATGCAACAAGAAGAAAAATCAACGCAATTGTTATGAATGATGACAATCAAATTATTTTTATTGACACGCCAGGACTTCATAAAAGTTCAAAAGCTATGAATAAAACTATGATTGAAATAGCACTAAATTCAGTAGGGGATGCTGATTTAGTGCTATTTTTAGCTAGCGTGCATGATGATATATCAAATTATGAAGAGTTTTTACTTAAATTTGATAATGTTAAGCATATATTAGTTTTAACAAAAATAGATGAAACAAGCGATGAAAAATTAGCTAAAAAAATAACTCAGTATTCTAAATTTGATGATAAATTTTTAGCTTTAGTTCCAACATCCATTAAAAAGTCAATTTGTAGAAAACCTCTTTTAGATGAAATTTGCAAATACTTACCATTTCATGAGTATTATTATGACCCTGAACTTTTAAGTCCAACTATATCAAAGGATATTTATAGAGATTTAATACTAGAGTCTATTTTTGAAAGTGTTAGCAGTGAAGTGCCTTATTGCAGTGATGTGTTAGTTGAAAAAGTTATGGAAAAAGACAATTTAATTTCAGTTTATGCTCAAATTATTACAGATAATAATTCTCATAAAAAGATATTAATTGGAAAAGATGGACTTACGATAAAAAGAATAGGAATAAAAGCAAAAAAGTTGATTTCAGATTTTTCTAAGTTAAAAATTTATTTAAATTTAGAAGTTGTTGTAAAAAAAGGTTGGAATTCAAATGAAATGTTAATTAGAAAGCATTTTATATATTGACTTTTAAAGCAAATTTGTCTAAACTATAGGAGTCTAAAGTGTTAGTAAATAAAATTTTATTAAAGAAAGTTGTGTTATGCTAAAGTTAAAAAGTAAAGAGACGAAAGTCAAAAAGAAAAAGCAAAAAGCTGAAAAAGGTTCAACAACTATCGTTACAATTGATAGAATAAATGAACAAACTTTCGGTTTTGCTGGCAACGAAGTTTTTCACTATGAGCGCATCAAAAAAGGTGCTAAAAATGAGTTTTATATAACTTATTTACCATACAAAGATATTTTAACAACTACTGTAGAAGTTAGTAGATCTACACCAGATGATGAAGTAATTGATGCAATCACCATCAAAACTTATGAGGATTTGTCATTAAATCCAGATGATGATTTTAAGATAACCTATCTTGAATCGGATATGAGTGATAATGACAATAGAATATATAATGTTTTTGTTGTAAATAACTCTATTTTAAGAAGCGATCTTTCATATATAGCTGAGAATACAAAGTATATTGACTATGTTGCAAAAGCACCATTTTTGATGTATTCACTATATAAAAGAAATATACTTCCATCCAACACAGTGGATTGTTTTATTTACTTCCAAGAGGAAGATGCATTTTTAGTTATCTATCAAAATGGAAAATATTTGGATTCAAGATCTCTTAGATATAACTTGAAATTTATTTGGGATAAATTTGTAGAGTTAAGCGGTGATAGGATTGACATAAATGATTTTTATTCAATGCTTTCAAAAGATGGTCTAATTAGTGAAAATGCAATAGATAGTGATAATCTAATACAAGTTTTTGATGAGATATTTTTATATATAAGTGATATACTAACAAGTATTACAAAGGTAAATAAAATATCTCTTGATAATGTTTTTTTCAGTACTGACATAGGAAACATTAAAGGAAGTGAAGAATTTATTACTGAAAGACTTGGAGTAGAACCAAAACCTTTTGATTTTAATATAGCAATAAATCAAAAAGATTTTGAAGATTTAACTCAACTTGATATTTTAATGATGCTTACAGCAAAAGAGTATCTTATAAATAAAGATGATGAATATAACTATTCTACATTTTTAAGACCACCACCACTAGCTCAAAGACCTGTTGGAAAGCTAATTGGTGTTGGAGTTGCCGCATTAATAGCAATTCTTGCATATCCTGCATATCAATATGCACATGGTTTTTACAATCAAAAGCTAACTGAGAAAAAGGAAATTGAATATGCTCAAAAAGATAAAGAGAAAGAAAGAATTGAGTCTGCTTTAGCAAACTTGCAAGATCAAATAAACCAAAAAAGAGAAGAAATTACAGCTGAGCAGAAAATTTTAAAAGAAAGATCTGATCTTTTAACAGCCATGTATAATAAAAAAGTTGAATACCCTATGAAAAGTAAAGCTATATTTGATATGACAAATATGATAAATAAACAAAGTGGTGAGCTAGTAGCTATTCACAATATAGATGAGAACTTAACATTTGAGGTAAGAACTGAAACTGAGAAAAAAATGACTGAACTTTTAAAAGCTATAAGTAATACAAAGGGTTATAATGTTGACACTAAACTTATACTTTTAGATGAAAATAATCAAACAATTGCTTATGAAAGTAATGTCAGTGTGGAGATGAAAAAATGAAAGAAAATTATTTAGATAAAATTGATAACGCACTGTTATCCAAGCAGCAAAATGAAGTTCAAATGATAAATTTGGGATTAGCTGTTGTTGTCTTATTATTTGGATATTTGCTTGCTTTTGGGCCTGCTCAAGATTATTTTGATGCAAAACAAAGTGCTTTGGATAATGTTGAAAAAAAGCTAGATGAAGTAAATAAATATCTTAAGAATAATAATGATACTACAATAGCTCAATATGAAAATACATTAAGACAAGAAGATGATAATCTTAAATATGTTCGAGCTCAAAACGATTATTTTGATAACAAATTGAGAGAGCTTTCTTATATTACATATAATGAAAAAAATTGGGCTAAATTTCTAGATTTTTTAACAACTGCTGCTAAAGAAAATAATATAAAGGTTTTTTCATTAGAAAGCAAGAATCTAAAAGTTGTTGAAAAAGAAGTTCAGCCTATGCTTGATGTCTCTTTAAATATGGAAGGTGGCTTTCATAATGTTTTAAAATATATAAATTCCATAGAAGAGTCGGAAATGGTTGTTGATTTAAATGGAATGGATATAAACTCAACATTACCAAATTTAATCGGTGGTAATATCAAGAT from Campylobacter ureolyticus includes:
- the lptB gene encoding LPS export ABC transporter ATP-binding protein encodes the protein MHRLEAINLKKTIKKTNIIKDVSLSVESGEIVGLLGPNGAGKTTSFYMICGLIKPTSGDIKLDDKIITKVPLHKRALQGIGYLAQESSVFKELSVEENLLLAAEVSIKDKIKANQKVDEMLELLNITAIKDRLGVSLSGGERRRCEIARSLVITPKFLLLDEPFAGVDPIAVADIQNIVKNLKKLNIGILITDHNVRETLAICDRAYVMKDGEILAGGSSDEVANDENVRKYYLGEEFKFF
- the tsaE gene encoding tRNA (adenosine(37)-N6)-threonylcarbamoyltransferase complex ATPase subunit type 1 TsaE, which codes for MLKKCENFIFGINELVNLVKKLPKNGIIILKGNLASGKTTLVKEIAKFHGFDGIVNSPTFSIMQNYKCQNLEIFHYDIYQNGVKSLTQNGLFENFFEDGLHLVEWGDENLEKYFQKFELNYCTIEIKNLENKREYKVSYA
- a CDS encoding RNA-binding S4 domain-containing protein, which codes for MRIDKFLNAVNLTKRRAVSEDMCKSGVVSINEAVCKPAKELKIGDIITLKFLNGEKKYEVLGFPTTKNTPKSDQTKYVKEV
- a CDS encoding argininosuccinate synthase, coding for MKKDVKKVVLAYSGGLDTSVVLKWLEDEYKCEVVTFTADIGQNEDLKPIKEKALKLGIKEENIFTLDLKEEFVKEFVFPMFRANAVYEGEYLLGTSIARPLIAKHLVEIAAKTGADAISHGATGKGNDQVRFELGAYALNPDIKVIAPWREWDLNSREKLLDFAHKNGIKIEQKKGKSPYSMDANLLHISYEGLILEDPNNSPEPDMWRWTTYPKDAPNESEIIEIEYKHGDPVALNGKSLTPANMLNELNKLGAKHGIGRLDLVENRYVGMKSRGCYETPGGTIMLKAHRAIESLTLDRGAAHLKDEIMPKYAELIYNGFWFSPERVMLQALIDESQKHVNGKVRLELYKGNVTVLGRSSKKDSLFNASFSTFEADNVYNQKDAEGFIKLNALRFIIAGKNERKI
- the rplI gene encoding 50S ribosomal protein L9 translates to MKVLLIKDVKSLGKAGEIKEVKDGYGHNFLVARGYAKIATNEVLRQYEAAKKREAQELEDQISNFKDLKKKLAKIRVSIKKPVGEGGALFGSVTKDEVANALKEQKNIEIDRKILEFDTIKHIGVFDAEAKFKHGITAKFEIEVVGE
- the hslV gene encoding ATP-dependent protease subunit HslV translates to MFEATTILAYKGKNASVIGGDGQVTFGNTVLKGSAVKIRKIGKDGSVLAGFAGSTADAFNLFDMFEKCLDSVKGDLLRAAIDFSKEWRKDKYLRKLEAMMLVLDRKHLFLLSGMGDVVEPDDGKIAAIGSGGNYALSAARALDKFSNLNEIELVKESLKIAGEICIYTNLNIKTYSIEDK
- the hslU gene encoding HslU--HslV peptidase ATPase subunit; its protein translation is MMLTPRQIVTKLDEYIIGQKEAKKVIAVALRNRYRRMQLEDEMRNEIIPKNILMIGSTGVGKTEIARRLSKLFGLPFIKVEASKYTEVGFVGRDVESMVRDLANAAVNLVKSEEIEKNSDKIDEYVQKEILKKLLPPLPKGASDEKLSDYEKSYEKMKEKLLSGSLDELNIEIEVMENSLESNPNLPPEMQNMQDSFIKIIGVASKKVKKNLKIKDAKSVLKNEASSKVLDMEAIKTEAMNRASNNGIIFIDEIDKVTISAKNSSRQDPSKEGVQRDLLPIVEGSSVSTKYGVLNTDHILFIAAGAFHMSMPSDLIPELQGRFPLRVELDSLDENALYEILTKPKNSLLKQYIALLKTEKVDLKFSDDGIKEIAKIAAQTNEKIEDIGARRLHTIIEKVLEDISFESDSYAGKSVEVGADLVKDKLGEISQSEDLARYIL
- the era gene encoding GTPase Era, translating into MPDNIKKSGFVTLIGRTNAGKSSLLNFLLGEKLSLVSHKQNATRRKINAIVMNDDNQIIFIDTPGLHKSSKAMNKTMIEIALNSVGDADLVLFLASVHDDISNYEEFLLKFDNVKHILVLTKIDETSDEKLAKKITQYSKFDDKFLALVPTSIKKSICRKPLLDEICKYLPFHEYYYDPELLSPTISKDIYRDLILESIFESVSSEVPYCSDVLVEKVMEKDNLISVYAQIITDNNSHKKILIGKDGLTIKRIGIKAKKLISDFSKLKIYLNLEVVVKKGWNSNEMLIRKHFIY
- a CDS encoding type 4a pilus biogenesis protein PilO, translated to MKENYLDKIDNALLSKQQNEVQMINLGLAVVVLLFGYLLAFGPAQDYFDAKQSALDNVEKKLDEVNKYLKNNNDTTIAQYENTLRQEDDNLKYVRAQNDYFDNKLRELSYITYNEKNWAKFLDFLTTAAKENNIKVFSLESKNLKVVEKEVQPMLDVSLNMEGGFHNVLKYINSIEESEMVVDLNGMDINSTLPNLIGGNIKISVWGDEISMKKILILAVLAAGVYAAPDMSAYEDKFNALSQKRVGLSDKDILSLKSPFPVEDLKSTISDDIKDTDLVGKELNAIVADRVRINKDWYKIGDSIGTFEIKKINEKSVIIENEKKSLELKLKQGNKNVKIN